Within the Tessaracoccus flavescens genome, the region CCGACCAGGGACGCCTCGAGGTCGGCGAACCTGTGTGGGCCGGAGAGCAGGTCCCGGACGATGAGTAGTCCCCATCGCTCGCCCAGCAACTCCAGGGCACGAGAGAGTCCGCAGTACTGTCCGTAACCCCTGGCCGCCATGCATTGAGCCTACCAAAAGACTTTGCTTGACAAACAAGACTTCGCAAAGCAAAGTGTAAATCGTCAGACCGAACCCCCGGTCTCATGACGACGAGACGAAGGACCTCATCATGCGAAAGATCACTGCCCACCTGTTCGCGTCCGTAGACGGCGTCGTTGACGACCCGTCCGTGTTCCAGTTCGACTCCTTCGGCGAGCGCGAGGGCGAGCTGATGGGTCGGGCCTTGTCCGGGGTCACGGGGGCGGTGCTCGGCCGCGTCATCTACGAGCAGTGGGCCGACTAGGGTGTGTCTCCCATATGGTCGGCGGGACTCGCGGGATGCTGAACGGATGAGATCGACGGGCTCGCGGTTTCGGGTGTTCACGGATGCGCAGTGGGAGCGGATCGAGCCGTTGCTGCCCTCGTGAGTATTCGAGCCTGACGGGACCACTGGATATTGCCTCTGGGAGCCATCGATATTGACGTTGGGGGCCGCCGGTGGCGCTGGTGGGGGCCGGGGCCGTCCACCAGCGCCGGGCTGGTCACTTCGTGGCGGTGTGTTCTCTCATGTTGTGGGTGCCGGTGTCGATCCAGATGGTGTTGTGGACGATGCGGTCCATGATGGCGTCGGCGTGGACTCCTCCGCCGAGGCGCTGGTGCCAGTCCTTCTTCGCGTATTGGGTGCAGAAGACGGTGGAGGTGGTGTCGTAGCGGCGCTCGAGGAGCTCCAGGAGCATGCTGCGCATGCTTTCGTCGGGTGGGTCGAGGAGCCATTCATCGATCACGAGCAGGGTGAAGGCCGCGTACTTGCGGAGGAACTTCATCTGCCCCTGTGGCTTGTCCTTGGCGAGATGCCAGGCTTCGGCGAGGTCGGGCATTCGGATGTAGTGGGCCCGGATCCGGTGGAGGCAGGCTTGTTTCGCCAGGGCGCAGCCGAGGTAGGATTTCCCGGAGCCGGTGAAGCCTTGGAACACGACGTTGTGGGAGCGTTCGATGAACGAACAGGTCGCCAGCTGCGAGATCACGCCCCTGTCCAGACCGCGTTCCTCGACGAGGTCGATCCTGCGCAGGTCCGCTGTGGGATAGCGCAGCCCAGCGCGGCGGATGAGGCCGTCGACTTTGGAGTGGGTGAAGGCTGAGTGTGCCTCGTCCACGATGATCCGGATCCGTTCCTCGAACCCGAGACCGAGCACCAAGGCCTCGTCCTGGGTCTGGATGGCCTCCAGCAGCGGGGTGGCGCCCATCTCGCGGAGTTTGCGTTTGGTCTCGACGTCCAAGCTGCTCATCGGCTGCTCCGCTCTGCGTAGTAGTCGGCGCCGCGGACGTAGCCACCGGCATCAACGGGCTCTGGGATGGGCTGCTTGTCTTGCCCGGTGTCCAGGATCGGTCTGAGGTGGACGTAGCGAGGCGACCTGACCCCTGCGGCCAGAGCCAGCTGGCAGGCGTCCTCCACCCGGTCGGCGGAGAACCGACGCGACAGCCGCAACACCGCCAACGCCGGGTCCAGGCCCTGCTCATCAATCGCCACGGATTCGAAGATCCGGTCGATGACCGTCTGCGCTGCCGGCCCGACCCTGGCCGCCCATTCCCGGACCCGGGCGGCGTCCCAGGGCTGATACTTCTCACCGGTGGGAAGGTCGGCCTCGGCTGTGCGCCAGCCCCCGGCGGATCCCTCCGGCAGCAGCAGGTGGCTGCTCAACCGCTGAGACCCGGCGAAGACTTCCAAGACCCGGTCAGTGATCCGCAGGTCGACCTTAGATCCAATGTGGAGATAAGGCACCGAGTAGTGGTTCTTCTCCCAGACCACGTG harbors:
- a CDS encoding ATP-binding protein; its protein translation is MSSLDVETKRKLREMGATPLLEAIQTQDEALVLGLGFEERIRIIVDEAHSAFTHSKVDGLIRRAGLRYPTADLRRIDLVEERGLDRGVISQLATCSFIERSHNVVFQGFTGSGKSYLGCALAKQACLHRIRAHYIRMPDLAEAWHLAKDKPQGQMKFLRKYAAFTLLVIDEWLLDPPDESMRSMLLELLERRYDTTSTVFCTQYAKKDWHQRLGGGVHADAIMDRIVHNTIWIDTGTHNMREHTATK